DNA sequence from the Devosia lacusdianchii genome:
AGCTCGCTGCCAAACTACCCGACTTTCGTCCACTGCCAACTGCCAACTGTCCGCTGTCTTCTGTCCAAGGTGCTTAGCCGCGCTGATAGATAGCCATGTCAAATCCACCTGGTCCAAGATAGGACAGAGGGCGAAGCATGTTTTTCACTCGGATCGGGGCGATTGTAGCTTGGCTGGCGCTGCTACTGGCTGCAGGTGTCTTAGGTTCGCGAACCCTAGCGCCGTCCGCAAGAAATATACTAAAGTACTGAAAAATAACTGTCGGCTCACAAAATTAGCGAGTCGATCAAAGCCCTGGAAAACCTAAGCCAGGAAAAAACTCGAGAGTCGGTTATTCGAGAAATCGCGAGTCGATTTCGGCATTTTTCGAAGATTTGAGAATCGGCTACCAGCGCTGATTTCCGGCCCTTTGGGGCTTCAGACCCAGCTTCTCTCGCGGAATATCGCGATATCCAGAGCTTAGCTGCATGCTGCCAATGTCTCCTGGATTGCCGTAGTCGCCCACAAAGCCATAATCCCCGTAAACGCCATAATCCACGCCCTGGTACGGGGAGTGCAGGTTGTCGAGAAAACGATTGCCATGGACAATCTCGCCTAGGTAGCGGCCCTGCATGTCCATGAAGAACTTTCCCGAAGGTGCGGGATGACCGATGTTGTGACCTGTTATGGAGTGCAGCTGTCCCGTGACGACATTGGCGATGTGTGTACCGCGACTATCGTACAAATAGTGGGCTGGCATCACGGACCTCCGTCGATCGAGCTATGCGTCGAAAACGTGCGACCAGCCTTGGCCTCGAACTCACGTGGCTCGGCCTCGAAACGAGAGACCAGCTCTTCATCATGAAGGTTGGCAAAAACGGGTCCGCTAAGCCTGATATTCCCCAGCGGCCGCCCAGCCGTATCCTGGCGGGCTTGCTCGTATCGAGAAGCCGAGTTCACCGTCTCACCCAGAAGGGTGTAAGCAATCCGATCATTGCCCCCAAAGTCACCGATCACGACAGGCCCCATGTGGAGGCCGATCCGGATGTCCAGGGCCAGACCCTCAGCGACGACAATTGACTTGATCCGTTCCACGCAGATCAGAGCTGCATTCACTGCTCGAGGAACCCTGTCGTGCAGGCGCATATCATCGGGCACACGCCAAAAAGCCATGAGCCCGTCCCCCATGAACTTATCGATCTCTCCGCCTGCGCGATGGATTTCCTCAACCTGGATTTCCATGAAACGACGGATTTGTTCGCCCGCGACTCCGGGCGGCAGGTCTTTGGAGAACGCTGAAAAACCTGCCAGATCGCTGAACCACAGTAGCGCTGTCGTTTGATCCGGCACGATGTGCTGCCTGTCGAAGGCACCGTTCACCGCCATGATGCCATCCCCGCATACAAAGCGCTTGAGCACGTGATCCAGTGAAACGTTGTCCCTCAGCAGGTTGGACCTCTGCTCCGTGGCTTCGATGACCTTTTCGGACAAAGCCGCGGCAACGACATCCAGCCAGACGACACGGTCTTCCGGCAGCATGGCATCGATTTTTGATCGATCTATACGCCACAGGCGAACCGTACCGTCCGCTTTCATGCTGGTGGAGCGGGTCGTTTCGCCACGGCGATGGAATGCGATCTCACCCACCAGATCGCCCTTGTAGCGTCTCGTGATTTTCTCGCCTTCACCGATGACCACGATTCCATCTTCGATTATCCAGAGGCACTCCGCCGCTTCGCCTGCTCTGCAGACAAAGTCCCCGTCATTGAGCCGCTCGAGATGTCGAACCTCCTCCAGCACGGCCTGGAATCGCTCGGGGTCGGCAGCAAACCTTTTGGCCAAGAGCTGGATGCCAGTTTCAACGTTTCCCATGCTCATCTCCTCAAGCCGCCTTTCGGTTTTTCAGCGGGCAATCAATCATCGTTTGGCAGCAGACCATAGATTCAGCACTACGAAGGCCTTCCCAGAACTTCGCTAAAGCTACCGATCTTCGTCGCTCGCTTTGCAGCAGGTCGAGCACGACAGGTGCCGCGCAGCACTCGCACCGAAGTCGCCTCCGGCCTTTATGGGTGCACCCGACGGGACATGGTGCCCTGCCATTGATGATCCGCTTTCCATCGCGGCTCAGCATGCTCGTGATCCAGGACTTCTGGCCAAGCAGCGCCAGTTCGTACTCCTCAGCAACACCAAGCTTCGCTGCCGCGTCCAGGGCGGCTTTATGATGATTTCCTGCGGCACCGTGGTCGAGCTCCATCCCACGCGGCCATCTCTTCGTCGCCGAAGCCACGCCCTGAAGCCGAAGGAACTGCGATAGGTTGGACCACCAGTCCCTCGCATCCTTCGCTGTCCTTACCGATCTCCCCGCGTTCAGACCGACGCAGAACAACCCGCCAGGCATGATATGGCGATTGAAGCAGGCCAACGGCAGCTTCTCACCTGGCTTCGTCTCACGGGCGTAGACCTCACCAGCAACGCTTTCGATGGTGATCGAGTAGTCCTCGTCAGATGTAGCCGTGTCATCGATGACCGTGCAGACGCCCTCGACGAGGGTGGGTCCGCGGCTGCTGACGCTGAACCAGTTGGGTGCTGCATCCATCAGGAGCGATAGACTGGACAATCAGCGCCTCGCATGTCCACGAAACTCGGGACGGTCTTCCTGCTGGGCTGCCGTGGCCACGGCCGGCGCGGACATCAGCAGCACGGAGGCTCCCCTATAATCGAGGCCCGACTGCCGACCGTTCTGGTCGAAGAGCTTTTTCACCCTCAAGGATGCTTTGGAAAGCGCCCTGCTGCCCAGGGCCGTCTCATCGCCGTCCAACTCGGATTGCAGTCGTTCCGATTCCGAGACCGCCCTGCTGGTGGCGCAGCGGACGGAAAGGTCGCCGCGGGTCCCAAGGCGCGTCACCGGCGTACTGCCGTACTCGAGACCAATGGCAAGCCCAAGGTCCTTGATGCCGGGCAGCATCTCCTGACACAGCTCAAAACTCGATCGCATGGCTCCAGCGCAGAGCACGGCGGTCTCGATCGTCCCGGCAGCATCGGTCTCCCTGACGGAGCCCTCGGCGACGAGGCCATGAAGGCAATCGCCAATGAACCGAACTTTCTTTCCCCCGAAGTCGGACTTCAGGACGGCAGCCAGTTCCTTCCTGATGACGTGCAGGTTTGCCACAAGCTGTTTGACGTCACCGGTGTCGATGCAGTGCTGGACATACTTGGTGAAGTTGTCGATGTCCGCGAATATGGAGAGCATCTCCATGTAGATCGTGTTGCTGGGCCGCAGATCACCGTAATCGATGGAGGACAGCGGAGGCTGGTGCCGGTGGAAACTGAATTCAGCTGCGCGAACCTGGGGCTCGACAGTGGTCTTCACGTCCTCGGCCAACACTTCGATGCGCTGGTCAGTCACGGATCGTGCCACGAAATTCATGGCGATCTGATCCTGAGTGAAGGGCGAGCGTTTCTGGGTTGCCAGGTCTGCGATACGGGCCATCCCCAGCACCATCCGCACTCTTTCGCTCAGATAGATGCCCGTCTCCTCGCCATCGGCCAGCTTTGCCGCATAGTTGGCCGGGTTTCCCAGGAAGAGCGGCTCCTGTTCGCTGCCGCGCCCGGAGTTCACCGCCACGGCCATGCCGGAGTCTATGCCAATGCGCACTGCGGTCTTGAATTCTCCGCCCAGCACCTTGTCACCGGTGACCTCGATCATCCGCTTCATCGCCATCGCGAAATCGATGGCCGTCTTGATGCGCTCGAGCTCGTTGGACTTGCCGGTCGGTGTGGCTATCACCGCATGCAGACGAGGACCGTGATAGTCCACCCGCTGCGCCTGGTACTCGATAACGATCTGATCTGTCGCAGAGTAGTGCGTGTGCAGGAACTTCAGCGCGCGCATGTATCGCTCTGAGCGCTCTCGCTTCTGATCCGTCATCACTGCGTGGTAGTCGGTGAGCTGAACATACACGTGCACGCCATCGACCAGCACAGCTTGGCTGGGCGGGATGCTGACCAGAGGATTGTAACGCCTCTTCGATTGTCCGAGCTCAGCACGCTTCAGCGTGTCCCGTGCGTACCGCGCCTCGAACGTTTCGACGCTGACCGCCGTCTGGGGGACGCTCTTCTGAAACCCTTTGATGCGCTCTTCAGCGCGCGACCTAGACCATACCATTCCAAATCTCCACATCAGTGCCCAACTGCGTAGCGGAATGCGAGAGATCCATCAGATCGCGCTATCTGCTAATACGCTAATTGCCGTATAACCTTAGGTGCGTCAATCTGTCAACAGGTCGTTAACCCTTTTCCTAAGTTCAAGGTGGCACGGAAAAATTCAGGCCAGGAGTCCGAGGACGGACAGCCTCACCCTTGCGGCTTCTTGCGAAACGACGAACCTATCCATGGCGGCGGCGATCAGATTGGCCGCCTTGTCCGTGCCGAGTCGCGGGGCACCGGTGATGCCGTCGCCGTGTTCCTTGGCCAGATCGATCATCGCCCGACGGGGCATGAGCAGCGCGCCCGAGAAGTAGCAGGCCTGCCACTCCATCCAGTCGGTCATGGGGGCGTCGACCATGGTATCGCGCTTGCAGATGAGGCGCTCTTCGGTGACCGCGGCGAACAG
Encoded proteins:
- a CDS encoding adenylate/guanylate cyclase domain-containing protein, encoding MGNVETGIQLLAKRFAADPERFQAVLEEVRHLERLNDGDFVCRAGEAAECLWIIEDGIVVIGEGEKITRRYKGDLVGEIAFHRRGETTRSTSMKADGTVRLWRIDRSKIDAMLPEDRVVWLDVVAAALSEKVIEATEQRSNLLRDNVSLDHVLKRFVCGDGIMAVNGAFDRQHIVPDQTTALLWFSDLAGFSAFSKDLPPGVAGEQIRRFMEIQVEEIHRAGGEIDKFMGDGLMAFWRVPDDMRLHDRVPRAVNAALICVERIKSIVVAEGLALDIRIGLHMGPVVIGDFGGNDRIAYTLLGETVNSASRYEQARQDTAGRPLGNIRLSGPVFANLHDEELVSRFEAEPREFEAKAGRTFSTHSSIDGGP
- a CDS encoding E2 domain-containing protein; translation: MSSLSLLMDAAPNWFSVSSRGPTLVEGVCTVIDDTATSDEDYSITIESVAGEVYARETKPGEKLPLACFNRHIMPGGLFCVGLNAGRSVRTAKDARDWWSNLSQFLRLQGVASATKRWPRGMELDHGAAGNHHKAALDAAAKLGVAEEYELALLGQKSWITSMLSRDGKRIINGRAPCPVGCTHKGRRRLRCECCAAPVVLDLLQSERRRSVALAKFWEGLRSAESMVCCQTMIDCPLKNRKAA
- a CDS encoding adenylate/guanylate cyclase domain-containing protein, whose translation is MVWSRSRAEERIKGFQKSVPQTAVSVETFEARYARDTLKRAELGQSKRRYNPLVSIPPSQAVLVDGVHVYVQLTDYHAVMTDQKRERSERYMRALKFLHTHYSATDQIVIEYQAQRVDYHGPRLHAVIATPTGKSNELERIKTAIDFAMAMKRMIEVTGDKVLGGEFKTAVRIGIDSGMAVAVNSGRGSEQEPLFLGNPANYAAKLADGEETGIYLSERVRMVLGMARIADLATQKRSPFTQDQIAMNFVARSVTDQRIEVLAEDVKTTVEPQVRAAEFSFHRHQPPLSSIDYGDLRPSNTIYMEMLSIFADIDNFTKYVQHCIDTGDVKQLVANLHVIRKELAAVLKSDFGGKKVRFIGDCLHGLVAEGSVRETDAAGTIETAVLCAGAMRSSFELCQEMLPGIKDLGLAIGLEYGSTPVTRLGTRGDLSVRCATSRAVSESERLQSELDGDETALGSRALSKASLRVKKLFDQNGRQSGLDYRGASVLLMSAPAVATAAQQEDRPEFRGHARR